A window of the Enoplosus armatus isolate fEnoArm2 chromosome 5, fEnoArm2.hap1, whole genome shotgun sequence genome harbors these coding sequences:
- the pde9ac gene encoding high affinity cGMP-specific 3',5'-cyclic phosphodiesterase 9A isoform X1, translating to MGSSSSSYAPKTIYLDVDGKVQKVVFSRHCSPCDIKELLCSSSNIPRNTAIMMVDPEGALVSIDPTMPTNSPNSLYKVVPLSTGQLGEKEDMFQNVLSQVAEQFSRAFRINELKTEVTNRLAMLEKRVELEGLKVVEIEKCKNDLKKLRDEMTSRGGGRVNCPCKYNFSDDGKKVTPRRDVPNYPKYTLSQETVEALKKPTFDVWHWEHNEMLSCLEYMYHDLGLVKEFNMNPITLKRWLLAIQENYRNNPFHNFRHCFCVSQMMYGMIHLCNLQEKLTLTDMGILMTAAVCHDLDHPGYNNTYQINARTELAVRYNDISPLENHHCAVAFQIISLPECNIFANVDPEAFKQIRQAIITLILATDMARHGEILDSFKQKVDNFDFTNEEHVTCLKMVLIKCCDISNEVRPTEVAEPWVDCLLEEYFMQSDREKSEGLPVAPFMDRDKVTKPTAQIGFIKFVLIPMFETVMKLFPQIEEIMVQPLRDSRDHYEELKQIDDAMTEAQKKKTENMSLGGKKK from the exons GTGGTGTTCAGTCGGCACTGCAGCCCGTGTGACATCAAGGAGCTTCTGTGTTCCTCATCTAACATTCCCAg GAACACTGCCATCATGATGGTGGACCCAGAAGGTGCCCTGGTCTCCATAGATCCCACCATGCCCACCAACTCTCCAAA CTCCTTGTACAAAGTTGTCCCTCTGTCTACTGGTCAACTTGGAG AGAAGGAGGACATGTTTCAGAACGTGTTGTCCCAGGTGGCTGAGCAGTTCAGCAG AGCCTTTCGCATCAACGAGTTGAAGACTGAGGTCACCAACAGGCTAGCAATGCTGGAGAAGAGAGTGGAAC TGGAGGGCTTGAAGGTGGTGGAGATtgagaagtgtaaaaatgatctGAAGAAGCTACGGGATGAGATGACTTCAAGAGGTGGTGGCAG AGTAAACTGTCCATGCAAGTACAACTTCTCAGACGATGGGAAGAAGGTCACTCCTAGACGAGATGTCCCCAATTACCCAAAG tacacactgTCTCAGGAGACTGTTGAGGCGCTCAAGAAGCCAACATTCGATGTCTGGCACTGGGAACACAATGAG ATGCTAAGTTGTTTGGAGTATATGTACCATGACTTGGGACTGGTGAAGGAATTCAACATGAACCCCATCACACTCAAACGCTGGCTG CTGGCAATTCAGGAGAACTACCGTAACAACCCTTTCCACAACTTTCGTCACTGCTTCTGCGTTAGTCAGATGATGTACGGCATGATTCACCTCTGCAACCTACAG GAGAAGCTGACTCTCACAGATATGGGAATCCTAatgacagctgcagtgtgtcATGACCTGGACCACCCTGGCTACAACAACAC gtACCAAATCAATGCCCGCACAGAGCTGGCAGTGCGCTACAACGATATATCTCCGCTGGAGAACCATCACTGTGCTGTAGCCTTCCAGATCATTTCTCTTCCTGAGTGCAACATTTTTGCAAATGTGGACCCTGAGGCATTCAAACAGATCCGACAG GCAATTATCACCCTCATTCTGGCCACCGACATGGCCAGACACGGGGAGATACTGGATTCCTTTAAACAAAAAGTGGACAACTTTGACTTCACCAACGAGGAGCATGTGACATGT ctgAAGATGGTTTTGATCAAGTGCTGTGATATTTCCAACGAAGTGAGGCCAACTGAGGTAGCCGAGCCATGGGTGGACTGCCTATTGGAGGAGTACTTCATGCAG AGCGACAGGGAGAAGTCTGAGGGTCTCCCCGTGGCTCCCTTCATGGACAGAGATAAAGTCACCAAGCCCACCGCTCAGATCGGATTCATCAAGTTTGTCCTCATCCCAATGTTTGAGACGGTCATGAAG CTGTTCCCTCAGATTGAGGAGATCATGGTTCAACCTTTGAGAGACTCTCGTGACCACTATGAGGAGTTGAAACAGATTGATGATGCCATGACAGAG gcacagaagaaaaaaactgaaaatatgtcaTTAGGCGGGAAGAAGAAGTAA
- the pde9ac gene encoding high affinity cGMP-specific 3',5'-cyclic phosphodiesterase 9A isoform X2, protein MGSSSSSYAPKTIYLDVDGKVQKVVFSRHCSPCDIKELLCSSSNIPRNTAIMMVDPEGALVSIDPTMPTNSPNSLYKVVPLSTGQLGEKEDMFQNVLSQVAEQFSRAFRINELKTEVTNRLAMLEKRVELEGLKVVEIEKCKNDLKKLRDEMTSRVNCPCKYNFSDDGKKVTPRRDVPNYPKYTLSQETVEALKKPTFDVWHWEHNEMLSCLEYMYHDLGLVKEFNMNPITLKRWLLAIQENYRNNPFHNFRHCFCVSQMMYGMIHLCNLQEKLTLTDMGILMTAAVCHDLDHPGYNNTYQINARTELAVRYNDISPLENHHCAVAFQIISLPECNIFANVDPEAFKQIRQAIITLILATDMARHGEILDSFKQKVDNFDFTNEEHVTCLKMVLIKCCDISNEVRPTEVAEPWVDCLLEEYFMQSDREKSEGLPVAPFMDRDKVTKPTAQIGFIKFVLIPMFETVMKLFPQIEEIMVQPLRDSRDHYEELKQIDDAMTEAQKKKTENMSLGGKKK, encoded by the exons GTGGTGTTCAGTCGGCACTGCAGCCCGTGTGACATCAAGGAGCTTCTGTGTTCCTCATCTAACATTCCCAg GAACACTGCCATCATGATGGTGGACCCAGAAGGTGCCCTGGTCTCCATAGATCCCACCATGCCCACCAACTCTCCAAA CTCCTTGTACAAAGTTGTCCCTCTGTCTACTGGTCAACTTGGAG AGAAGGAGGACATGTTTCAGAACGTGTTGTCCCAGGTGGCTGAGCAGTTCAGCAG AGCCTTTCGCATCAACGAGTTGAAGACTGAGGTCACCAACAGGCTAGCAATGCTGGAGAAGAGAGTGGAAC TGGAGGGCTTGAAGGTGGTGGAGATtgagaagtgtaaaaatgatctGAAGAAGCTACGGGATGAGATGACTTCAAGAG TAAACTGTCCATGCAAGTACAACTTCTCAGACGATGGGAAGAAGGTCACTCCTAGACGAGATGTCCCCAATTACCCAAAG tacacactgTCTCAGGAGACTGTTGAGGCGCTCAAGAAGCCAACATTCGATGTCTGGCACTGGGAACACAATGAG ATGCTAAGTTGTTTGGAGTATATGTACCATGACTTGGGACTGGTGAAGGAATTCAACATGAACCCCATCACACTCAAACGCTGGCTG CTGGCAATTCAGGAGAACTACCGTAACAACCCTTTCCACAACTTTCGTCACTGCTTCTGCGTTAGTCAGATGATGTACGGCATGATTCACCTCTGCAACCTACAG GAGAAGCTGACTCTCACAGATATGGGAATCCTAatgacagctgcagtgtgtcATGACCTGGACCACCCTGGCTACAACAACAC gtACCAAATCAATGCCCGCACAGAGCTGGCAGTGCGCTACAACGATATATCTCCGCTGGAGAACCATCACTGTGCTGTAGCCTTCCAGATCATTTCTCTTCCTGAGTGCAACATTTTTGCAAATGTGGACCCTGAGGCATTCAAACAGATCCGACAG GCAATTATCACCCTCATTCTGGCCACCGACATGGCCAGACACGGGGAGATACTGGATTCCTTTAAACAAAAAGTGGACAACTTTGACTTCACCAACGAGGAGCATGTGACATGT ctgAAGATGGTTTTGATCAAGTGCTGTGATATTTCCAACGAAGTGAGGCCAACTGAGGTAGCCGAGCCATGGGTGGACTGCCTATTGGAGGAGTACTTCATGCAG AGCGACAGGGAGAAGTCTGAGGGTCTCCCCGTGGCTCCCTTCATGGACAGAGATAAAGTCACCAAGCCCACCGCTCAGATCGGATTCATCAAGTTTGTCCTCATCCCAATGTTTGAGACGGTCATGAAG CTGTTCCCTCAGATTGAGGAGATCATGGTTCAACCTTTGAGAGACTCTCGTGACCACTATGAGGAGTTGAAACAGATTGATGATGCCATGACAGAG gcacagaagaaaaaaactgaaaatatgtcaTTAGGCGGGAAGAAGAAGTAA